A genomic segment from Macrobrachium rosenbergii isolate ZJJX-2024 chromosome 30, ASM4041242v1, whole genome shotgun sequence encodes:
- the LOC136854748 gene encoding S-antigen protein-like, producing MKDWQADGIKDWQADGMKDWRTDGQTDGMKDWQTDGQTDGMKDWQTDGMKDWQTAGMKDWQTDGMKDWQTDGMKDWQTDGMKDWQTDGMTDWQTDGMKDWQTDGMKDWQTDGMTDWQTDGMKDWQTDGMKDWQTDGMTDWQTDGMKDWQTDGMKDWQTDGMKDWQTDGMKDWQTDGMTDWQTDGMTDWQTDGMKDWKTNRMANWQTGGMKDWQTDGQTDKWNEGLVNRRTGSQME from the coding sequence ATGAAGGACTGGCAGGCAGACGGAATAAAGGACTGGCAGGCAGACGGAATGAAGGACTGGCggacagatggacagacagacggaATGAAGGACtggcagacagacggacagacagacggaaTGAAGGACTGGCAAACAGATGGAATGAAGGACTGGCAGACAGCCGGAATGAAGGACTGGCAGACAGACGGAATGAAGGACTGGCAAACAGATGGAATGAAGGACTGGCAGACAGACGGAATGAAGGACTGGCAGACAGACGGAATGACGGACTGGCAAACAGATGGAATGAAGGACTGGCAGACAGACGGAATGAAGGACTGGCAGACAGACGGAATGACGGACTGGCAAACAGATGGAATGAAGGACTGGCAGACAGACGGAATGAAGGACTGGCAGACAGACGGAATGACGGACTGGCAAACAGATGGAATGAAGGACTGGCAGACAGACGGAATGAAGGACTGGCAAACAGATGGAATGAAGGACTGGCAGACAGACGGAATGAAGGACTGGCAGACAGACGGAATGACGGACTGGCAGACAGACGGAATGACGGACTGGCAGACAGACGGAATGAAGGACTGGAAGACAAACAGAATGGCGAACTGGCAGACAGGCGGAATGAAGGACTGgcagacagatggacagacagacaaatggaaTGAAGGACTGGTGAACAGACGGACTGGCAGCCAGATGGAATGA